In the genome of Nocardioides marmoribigeumensis, one region contains:
- a CDS encoding FAD-dependent oxidoreductase: MTTRVVVVGAGMVGHRLAEELCRRDPEGRLDVRVVGAEAYEPYNRVLLSEVVAGRAAWRSLTLPELPARVEVRRSVAACSVDREARTVLLDDGTAWGWDHLVLATGAAAFVPPVAGLEERPRHVHVLRDLDDVRAVVSRSANARHAVVLGGGVLGLEVAAGLHHRGVGVTVLQVDPSLMTGQLDPAPAAVLARRLEESGVRVRTGTSVAEVLQAYGELVAVRLTDGTVMSTDLLVMSCGVRARTGLAADAGLPVDRGIVVGRDLASPADPRVHAIGDCAQEPGSVPGLVATGWDQAARLAARLVGAPLEEAPAVDDGSGDIRLKAVGVDLVALGVRASAALPEDRVITVDDPSGGRHLSLVVRGEHLVGATVLGAPAVAAEVSVALDRRTPLPRDPLALLTPERTGESTSPMRMPGATTVCRCNSVTKAQVVEAWEAGADSVEKVAARTRATTGCGGCREVVCGLVDWLASVDPLEPVPVPVTSA, translated from the coding sequence ATGACGACCCGTGTGGTGGTCGTGGGCGCCGGGATGGTCGGGCACCGCCTCGCCGAGGAGCTGTGCCGGCGCGACCCGGAGGGGCGGCTCGACGTGCGGGTCGTGGGCGCGGAGGCCTACGAGCCCTACAACCGCGTGCTGCTGAGCGAGGTGGTCGCGGGCCGAGCCGCGTGGCGCTCGCTGACGCTGCCCGAGCTGCCTGCGCGCGTGGAGGTGCGACGCTCGGTCGCCGCCTGCTCGGTCGACCGGGAGGCGCGGACCGTGCTCCTCGACGACGGCACGGCCTGGGGCTGGGACCACCTGGTGCTCGCCACGGGAGCGGCGGCGTTCGTGCCGCCCGTGGCCGGGCTGGAGGAGCGGCCACGCCACGTGCACGTGCTGCGCGACCTCGACGACGTGCGCGCGGTGGTGTCCCGCTCGGCCAACGCCCGGCACGCGGTCGTCCTCGGTGGAGGGGTGCTGGGCCTGGAGGTCGCGGCGGGCCTGCACCACCGCGGGGTGGGCGTGACCGTCCTCCAGGTCGACCCCTCGCTGATGACCGGCCAGCTCGACCCTGCCCCGGCCGCGGTCCTCGCGCGCCGGCTCGAGGAGTCGGGGGTGCGGGTGCGGACCGGCACGAGCGTCGCCGAGGTCCTGCAGGCCTACGGCGAGCTGGTGGCGGTGCGGCTCACCGACGGCACCGTCATGTCGACCGACCTGCTGGTGATGAGCTGCGGGGTCCGTGCCCGCACCGGGCTGGCCGCGGACGCCGGTCTGCCCGTGGACCGCGGGATCGTGGTGGGTCGCGACCTGGCCAGCCCGGCCGACCCCCGCGTGCACGCGATCGGCGACTGCGCGCAGGAGCCCGGGTCCGTCCCGGGGCTGGTCGCGACGGGCTGGGACCAGGCGGCCCGGCTGGCCGCACGGCTCGTGGGTGCGCCGCTCGAGGAAGCGCCCGCGGTCGACGACGGGTCCGGTGACATCAGGCTCAAGGCCGTCGGGGTCGACCTGGTCGCCCTCGGGGTCCGGGCGTCGGCGGCGCTGCCCGAGGACCGGGTGATCACCGTCGACGACCCCTCGGGCGGGCGGCACCTCAGCCTGGTCGTGCGCGGGGAGCACCTGGTCGGGGCCACGGTCCTCGGCGCCCCCGCGGTCGCCGCGGAGGTCTCGGTCGCGCTCGACCGTCGTACGCCCCTGCCCCGCGACCCCCTCGCCCTGCTGACCCCCGAGCGCACGGGGGAGTCCACCTCGCCGATGCGCATGCCGGGCGCGACCACCGTGTGCCGGTGCAACTCGGTCACCAAGGCGCAGGTCGTCGAAGCGTGGGAGGCGGGCGCCGACTCGGTCGAGAAGGTCGCCGCCCGCACCCGGGCCACGACCGGTTGCGGTGGATGCCGGGAGGTGGTCTGCGGGCTCGTCGACTGGCTCGCGTCGGTCGACCCGCTGGAGCCGGTGCCCGTCCCCGTTACATCGGCGTAA
- the nirB gene encoding nitrite reductase large subunit NirB — MSHDSALPPTARRRLVVVGGGMVAHRLVEALVARDRAGEWLVDLVCEEDVAPYDRVALTSYFSGRTVEDLLLGDASLWDDPAVTLHLSAQVTSVDTDARRVVLAGGGTLAYDALVLATGSSAFVPPVPGSELPGVFVYRTVEDVVALRTWVMGLAGRPLRGAVIGGGLLGLEAAGALTGMGVDTTVVELSDRLMPMQVDAGGGEALRRIVEGLGVTVRTGVGTSAIRAAADGSVGSMALSDGTTAEVDVVVMAAGVRPRDELGRGAGLPVGERGGVVVDEACATPVPGVHAVGEVACVDGRCWGLVGPGNAMAEVVVDRLLGGSAVFPGADTSTKLKLLGVDVASFGDAFATTPGALEVVYADPVAGAYKKLVLSDDARTLLGGVLVGDASAYTTLRPLVGTALEGDPNAWLLGNGPERQGDLPDEASVCSCNNVSAGAVRSAVSEQGACDLAAVKACTRAGTSCGSCLPLVKSLMGAELAKQGVTVSNALCEHFELSRAQLFDVVRVTGLRTFSEIIAAHGRGRGCDICRPVVASVLASLGTGHVLDADQARLQDTNDHVMANLQKDGTYSVVPRIPGGEITPEKLIVIGEVAREFELYTKITGGQRIDLFGARLEQLPSIWRRLVDAGFESGHAYGKSLRTVKSCVGSTWCRFGVQDSVALAIDLELRYRGLRAPHKIKLGVSGCARECAEARGKDVGVIATDKGWNVYVGGNGGFTPRHARLLAEDLDTETLVRTVDRFLMLYVRTADRLQRTAAWVEEHEGGLDAIRAVVLEDSLGIAEELDRAMAEHVGSYRDEWAATLADPAKLAQFSSFLNAPDVADPDLAYVDERGQRRPARPDERPLIAGATLEVRS; from the coding sequence ATGTCTCACGACTCCGCCCTGCCGCCGACGGCCCGACGACGCCTGGTCGTCGTGGGCGGCGGGATGGTCGCCCACCGGCTGGTCGAGGCGCTCGTCGCCCGCGACAGGGCCGGCGAGTGGCTGGTCGACCTCGTCTGCGAGGAGGACGTCGCGCCCTACGACCGGGTCGCGCTCACGTCGTACTTCTCGGGCCGGACCGTGGAGGACCTCCTCCTCGGCGACGCCTCGCTCTGGGACGACCCGGCGGTCACCCTGCACCTGTCCGCACAGGTCACCTCCGTCGACACCGACGCCCGGCGGGTGGTGCTCGCCGGCGGAGGGACGCTCGCCTACGACGCGCTCGTGCTGGCGACCGGGTCCTCCGCCTTCGTCCCGCCCGTCCCCGGGAGCGAGCTGCCGGGCGTCTTCGTCTACCGCACCGTGGAGGACGTCGTCGCGCTGCGGACCTGGGTGATGGGCCTCGCCGGCCGGCCGCTGCGCGGCGCGGTGATCGGCGGCGGCCTGCTCGGGCTCGAGGCGGCCGGCGCCCTCACCGGGATGGGCGTCGACACCACGGTCGTGGAGCTCTCCGACCGGCTGATGCCGATGCAGGTGGACGCCGGCGGTGGTGAGGCGCTGCGCCGCATCGTGGAGGGCCTCGGTGTCACCGTGCGGACCGGCGTCGGCACCTCGGCGATCCGGGCCGCCGCTGACGGGTCCGTGGGGTCGATGGCTCTCAGCGACGGCACGACCGCCGAGGTCGACGTCGTCGTGATGGCCGCCGGCGTGCGGCCGCGCGACGAGCTCGGACGCGGGGCCGGCCTCCCGGTCGGCGAGCGTGGCGGCGTGGTCGTCGACGAGGCCTGCGCGACCCCGGTCCCGGGTGTCCACGCCGTCGGCGAGGTGGCCTGCGTCGACGGTCGGTGCTGGGGCCTGGTCGGGCCGGGCAACGCGATGGCCGAGGTCGTGGTCGACCGGCTCCTCGGGGGCAGCGCCGTCTTCCCCGGCGCCGACACCTCCACCAAGCTCAAGCTCCTCGGGGTCGACGTGGCCAGCTTCGGCGACGCGTTCGCCACCACTCCGGGCGCGCTCGAGGTGGTGTACGCCGACCCGGTCGCCGGTGCGTACAAGAAGCTCGTGCTCTCCGACGACGCCCGCACGCTGCTGGGCGGGGTGCTGGTGGGCGACGCGTCGGCGTACACCACGCTCCGCCCGCTCGTCGGCACGGCCCTGGAGGGCGACCCCAACGCCTGGCTGCTGGGCAACGGCCCCGAGCGGCAGGGCGACCTGCCCGACGAGGCGTCCGTGTGCTCGTGCAACAACGTCAGCGCCGGCGCGGTCCGCTCGGCCGTCTCCGAGCAGGGTGCGTGCGACCTGGCCGCGGTGAAGGCCTGCACCCGGGCGGGCACCAGCTGCGGGTCCTGCCTGCCGCTGGTGAAGAGCCTGATGGGGGCCGAGCTGGCCAAGCAGGGCGTGACCGTGAGCAACGCGCTGTGCGAGCACTTCGAATTGTCACGAGCACAATTGTTCGACGTGGTGCGCGTGACGGGCCTGCGGACCTTCAGCGAGATCATCGCCGCGCACGGGCGCGGTCGGGGCTGCGACATCTGCCGCCCGGTGGTGGCCTCGGTGCTCGCCTCGCTCGGCACGGGGCACGTGCTCGACGCCGACCAGGCCCGGCTGCAGGACACCAACGACCACGTGATGGCCAACCTGCAGAAGGACGGCACCTACTCGGTCGTCCCGCGCATCCCCGGCGGCGAGATCACCCCGGAGAAGCTCATCGTGATCGGCGAGGTGGCGCGCGAGTTCGAGCTCTACACCAAGATCACCGGCGGCCAGCGCATCGACCTCTTCGGCGCCCGGCTGGAGCAGCTGCCCTCGATCTGGCGGCGCCTGGTCGACGCGGGGTTCGAGTCCGGGCACGCCTACGGCAAGTCGCTGCGCACGGTGAAGTCGTGCGTCGGCTCGACGTGGTGCCGCTTCGGCGTGCAGGACTCGGTCGCGCTCGCGATCGACCTCGAGCTGCGCTACCGCGGGCTGCGGGCGCCGCACAAGATCAAGCTCGGCGTCTCCGGGTGCGCCCGCGAGTGCGCTGAGGCCCGGGGCAAGGACGTGGGCGTCATCGCCACCGACAAGGGGTGGAACGTCTACGTCGGCGGCAACGGCGGCTTCACGCCCCGGCACGCGAGGCTGCTCGCGGAGGACCTCGACACCGAGACCCTCGTGCGCACGGTCGACCGCTTCCTGATGCTCTACGTCCGCACCGCGGACCGGCTCCAGCGCACCGCGGCCTGGGTCGAGGAGCACGAGGGCGGCCTGGACGCGATCCGCGCGGTCGTCCTCGAGGACAGCCTGGGCATCGCCGAGGAGCTGGACCGCGCGATGGCGGAGCACGTGGGCAGCTATCGCGACGAGTGGGCCGCGACGCTGGCCGACCCGGCCAAGCTGGCGCAGTTCTCCTCGTTCCTCAACGCCCCCGACGTCGCCGACCCGGACCTGGCCTACGTCGACGAGCGGGGCCAGCGACGACCCGCGCGGCCCGACGAGCGACCGCTGATCGCCGGCGCGACGCTGGAGGTGCGGTCATGA
- a CDS encoding nitrite reductase (NAD(P)H) small subunit, which produces MTFTAVCTVRQLVPERGVAVLVGGRQVALFLVSGESGSFVHAVGHRDPFSGANVMARGLLGSVGDRDTIASPMYKQVFDLVTGECLTDRSVRLPVHRTWVAGGVVHVEDAPRSVAEPTRVEVVAG; this is translated from the coding sequence ATGACGTTCACCGCCGTGTGCACCGTGAGGCAGCTCGTCCCCGAGCGCGGGGTGGCGGTCCTCGTCGGCGGCCGTCAGGTCGCGCTGTTCCTCGTGAGCGGGGAGAGCGGCTCGTTCGTCCACGCCGTGGGCCACCGCGACCCGTTCAGCGGGGCCAACGTGATGGCCCGCGGGCTGCTCGGCAGCGTCGGCGACCGCGACACGATCGCCTCGCCGATGTACAAGCAGGTCTTCGACCTCGTCACCGGCGAGTGCCTCACCGACCGGTCCGTCCGGCTGCCCGTGCACCGCACCTGGGTCGCCGGGGGAGTCGTCCACGTCGAGGACGCCCCTCGGTCCGTCGCCGAGCCGACGCGGGTGGAGGTGGTCGCGGGGTGA
- a CDS encoding uroporphyrinogen-III synthase: protein MIELAPVLAGCRILVTAQRRSEELASALERRGAVVDRVPALSVIRHVDEPELLRRTVELLAQPPDILVVTTAIGFRQWMETVEAAGLVEQVLATLDSAYLVARGPKAQGALQSFGLAADRVAESETSAEIREFLVADGVAGRRIAVQHHGALDHALDDAFRAAGAAVVPLAVYKWGPPPDPEAVARSARGLGEGEYDAVTFTSAPAVLAWLDGLRAHGVEEQVRARVGTGELMLAAVGSVTAEPLGFAGLLARQPTRPRMGALARLVIEELGHGRHVLHTEGGSLRVRAEVATLDHRPLAVPPTSLAVLRRLAATPGHVVSRDALLDALPGGSDDPHRVEVAVARLRESLRAAGVDAALVRTVVKRGYLLAGKR, encoded by the coding sequence GTGATCGAGCTCGCTCCGGTCCTCGCCGGGTGCCGCATCCTCGTGACCGCCCAGCGGCGCAGCGAGGAGCTGGCGTCCGCCCTCGAGCGCCGCGGCGCCGTGGTGGACCGGGTGCCGGCGCTGAGCGTGATCCGGCACGTCGACGAGCCGGAGCTGCTGCGCCGCACGGTCGAGCTGCTCGCGCAGCCGCCGGACATCCTGGTGGTGACCACCGCGATCGGCTTCCGCCAGTGGATGGAGACCGTCGAGGCGGCCGGGCTCGTCGAGCAGGTGCTGGCGACGCTCGACTCGGCCTACCTCGTGGCCCGCGGGCCCAAGGCGCAGGGCGCGCTGCAGAGCTTCGGGCTGGCCGCCGACCGCGTGGCCGAGTCCGAGACCTCCGCGGAGATCCGCGAGTTCCTGGTCGCCGACGGAGTGGCCGGCCGACGGATCGCGGTCCAGCACCACGGCGCCCTCGACCACGCGCTCGACGACGCCTTCCGCGCGGCCGGCGCGGCCGTCGTACCGCTCGCGGTCTACAAGTGGGGCCCGCCCCCCGACCCGGAGGCGGTCGCGAGGTCCGCCCGCGGCCTCGGCGAGGGGGAGTACGACGCGGTGACGTTCACCAGCGCCCCCGCGGTCCTGGCCTGGCTCGACGGCCTCCGCGCCCACGGCGTGGAGGAGCAGGTGCGGGCCCGGGTCGGCACCGGCGAGCTGATGCTCGCAGCCGTCGGGTCGGTCACGGCCGAGCCGCTGGGCTTCGCCGGCCTGCTGGCCCGGCAGCCGACCCGCCCGCGCATGGGGGCGCTGGCGCGCCTGGTGATCGAGGAGCTCGGCCACGGCAGGCACGTGCTGCACACCGAGGGAGGCAGCCTGCGCGTGCGTGCCGAGGTGGCCACGCTCGACCACCGGCCGCTCGCGGTGCCGCCGACGAGCCTGGCCGTGCTGCGCCGGCTCGCCGCGACGCCCGGTCACGTGGTCTCCCGCGACGCGCTCCTGGACGCGCTGCCCGGCGGCTCGGACGACCCGCACCGCGTCGAGGTCGCGGTCGCGAGGCTGCGGGAGTCGCTGCGCGCGGCGGGCGTCGACGCCGCCCTGGTGCGAACCGTCGTGAAAAGGGGATACCTCCTGGCAGGGAAGAGGTGA
- a CDS encoding sirohydrochlorin chelatase: protein MDGSLVLCAHGTRSDTGRAAVQALVQRVADVWPAPVEEAYVDVHGPTLGSVLRPGATVVPLLLSPGFHTEVDIAGAAATVGRVHVTPPLGPSTRLVALLHQRLVVAGVSPGDAVVLAAAGSSRPEAAEAVARTAEDLALLVRRPVTVGYAAPSASSPVPSVPEAVAAARAAGARRVLVASYLLAPGHFQQRLRESGADVVTSPLLHPSRVPDLLVELVLGRAGDTCDNARFLLQWARDQRRRPHAPLLAG, encoded by the coding sequence ATGGATGGTTCGCTGGTGCTCTGCGCCCACGGGACGCGGTCGGACACCGGCCGCGCGGCCGTGCAGGCGCTGGTGCAGCGCGTCGCTGACGTGTGGCCCGCCCCGGTCGAGGAGGCCTACGTCGACGTGCACGGCCCGACGCTCGGCAGCGTGCTGCGGCCCGGGGCGACCGTCGTGCCGCTGCTCCTCTCACCCGGCTTCCACACCGAGGTCGACATCGCCGGGGCCGCCGCCACGGTCGGTCGCGTCCACGTCACCCCGCCGCTGGGCCCCTCCACCCGGCTCGTGGCGCTGCTGCACCAGCGGCTCGTCGTGGCCGGAGTGTCGCCGGGGGACGCGGTGGTCCTCGCGGCCGCCGGGTCCAGCCGTCCCGAGGCGGCCGAGGCGGTGGCGCGCACCGCCGAGGACCTGGCCCTGCTGGTGCGCCGCCCGGTCACGGTCGGCTACGCCGCACCGTCCGCGTCCTCGCCGGTCCCGTCGGTCCCCGAGGCGGTCGCCGCGGCCCGCGCCGCCGGTGCGCGGCGGGTCCTCGTGGCGTCGTACCTCCTGGCCCCGGGGCACTTCCAGCAGCGTCTGCGCGAGAGCGGCGCCGACGTGGTGACCAGCCCGCTGCTGCACCCCTCCCGGGTGCCCGACCTGCTCGTCGAGCTGGTCCTCGGCCGGGCGGGGGACACTTGTGACAACGCCCGTTTCCTGTTGCAATGGGCGCGTGACCAGCGCCGCCGCCCCCACGCGCCCCTCCTCGCCGGCTGA
- a CDS encoding oxygenase MpaB family protein, with protein sequence MTSAAAPTRPSSPAEPPSYAPRLGEPLGPDSLTWRTLGDWRLALVGMRAGVLQTMHPAIEKGVRDHSDYFKGPFDRIWRSVPQIVGVVYDADRLGVAAKVRDYHKPIKGSLDDGERYHALDPETYYWAHATFFEAQIAAMHFFGEELSDADKERLYQESVQWWSLYGMSMRPVPPDYAAFCDYWDRMCADVLEHNRFSRGTFKKRRGAFGPSPSRWVPGPVWRVASDAAYDAGVWMIRGTLPPALRERMGLEWSAADERRLRRIGFLTRHTIGRLPLRWRLAPQASSAYTREGVRPPGW encoded by the coding sequence GTGACCAGCGCCGCCGCCCCCACGCGCCCCTCCTCGCCGGCTGAGCCCCCGTCGTACGCCCCCCGGCTCGGTGAGCCCCTCGGCCCCGACAGCCTGACCTGGCGCACGCTCGGCGACTGGCGTCTGGCGCTGGTCGGGATGCGCGCGGGGGTCCTGCAGACGATGCACCCCGCGATCGAGAAGGGCGTGCGCGACCACAGCGACTACTTCAAGGGGCCGTTCGACCGCATCTGGCGCTCGGTGCCGCAGATCGTCGGGGTCGTCTACGACGCCGACCGGCTCGGGGTCGCGGCCAAGGTGCGCGACTACCACAAGCCGATCAAGGGGTCGCTGGACGACGGGGAGCGCTACCACGCCCTCGACCCCGAGACCTACTACTGGGCGCACGCGACGTTCTTCGAGGCGCAGATCGCCGCGATGCACTTCTTCGGGGAGGAGCTGAGCGACGCCGACAAGGAGCGGCTCTACCAGGAGTCGGTCCAGTGGTGGTCGCTCTACGGGATGTCGATGCGGCCCGTGCCGCCCGACTACGCCGCGTTCTGCGACTACTGGGACCGCATGTGCGCAGACGTGCTCGAGCACAACCGGTTCAGCCGCGGCACCTTCAAGAAGCGTCGCGGGGCCTTCGGACCGTCGCCGTCGCGGTGGGTCCCGGGGCCGGTGTGGCGGGTCGCCTCCGACGCGGCGTACGACGCCGGGGTGTGGATGATCCGTGGCACCCTCCCGCCCGCCCTGCGCGAGCGGATGGGGCTGGAGTGGTCGGCGGCCGACGAGCGCCGGCTGCGCCGGATCGGGTTCCTCACCCGCCACACGATCGGCCGCCTGCCGCTGCGCTGGCGGCTCGCGCCGCAGGCCTCCTCGGCGTACACCCGGGAGGGCGTCCGCCCACCGGGCTGGTGA
- a CDS encoding SDR family NAD(P)-dependent oxidoreductase, translating into MTETRSRSGPARFAGKRVVVTGAAGGVGATLVEMFRTEGARVVGCDVTTSTDPDLLEVDLRDTTAVEAFAASAVDRLGGVDVLCNVAGVQRFAQVGDITADALHLHLDVNLVAPVLLTQALVPALAESRGNVVTIASISAVTAQGYNSVYCASKAGLLMAMRSMAIELAKVRVRVNCVSPGGIETPMPHTSAAQLPEDIDWDLLTRHSSAFPGFMPPSDVCDAVLFLASDHAVSITGSNLVVDRGVVW; encoded by the coding sequence GTGACTGAAACACGTTCTCGTTCTGGTCCTGCCCGCTTCGCGGGGAAGCGGGTCGTGGTGACCGGGGCCGCCGGGGGCGTGGGCGCGACGCTGGTCGAGATGTTCCGGACCGAGGGCGCACGGGTGGTCGGCTGCGACGTCACGACGTCGACTGACCCCGACCTGCTCGAGGTCGACCTGCGCGACACCACGGCGGTGGAGGCCTTCGCCGCCTCGGCGGTCGACCGGCTCGGCGGGGTCGACGTGCTGTGCAACGTCGCCGGGGTCCAGCGGTTCGCACAGGTCGGCGACATCACCGCCGACGCGCTCCACCTGCACCTCGACGTCAACCTCGTCGCCCCGGTCCTGCTCACCCAGGCCCTGGTCCCCGCGCTCGCCGAGTCACGGGGCAACGTGGTCACGATCGCCTCGATCTCGGCGGTCACCGCGCAGGGCTACAACTCGGTCTACTGCGCGAGCAAGGCCGGCCTGCTGATGGCGATGCGGTCGATGGCGATCGAGCTGGCCAAGGTGCGCGTGCGCGTCAACTGCGTCTCCCCCGGCGGGATCGAGACACCGATGCCCCACACCTCCGCCGCCCAGCTGCCCGAGGACATCGACTGGGACCTGCTCACCCGGCACTCCAGCGCCTTCCCGGGGTTCATGCCGCCCTCCGACGTCTGCGACGCGGTGCTCTTCCTCGCCTCCGACCACGCCGTCTCGATCACCGGGTCCAACCTGGTCGTCGACCGGGGCGTCGTCTGGTGA
- a CDS encoding PH domain-containing protein, with the protein MALRLELRPRHRIEDQLLEQLGEEIVRAMPHHPIAFLRGGLWLLLSALWTVAVMITNGPVGALLPVFLFLLRGGWLLLAVYEDWFVITDMRIFRIRGVLNQRAAAMSLSRIVDFTMEQPLMGQLLGYGHFVFENAAQDQGLREIRMLRDVVAVNNLIQQLVFEAGGGPAKHKRGKVPESVAVAPGAEGGPLVPQEPLGDPVVGWGTYDDPDATGQIPHVRDED; encoded by the coding sequence ATGGCTCTCCGGCTCGAGCTCCGGCCCCGGCACCGCATCGAGGACCAGCTCCTCGAGCAGCTGGGCGAGGAGATCGTGCGCGCGATGCCCCACCACCCGATCGCGTTCCTGCGCGGCGGTCTGTGGCTGCTGCTGTCGGCACTCTGGACCGTCGCGGTCATGATCACCAACGGCCCGGTCGGGGCACTGCTGCCGGTGTTCCTCTTCCTCCTGCGCGGGGGATGGCTGCTGCTCGCGGTCTACGAGGACTGGTTCGTCATCACCGACATGCGGATCTTCCGCATCCGGGGCGTCCTCAACCAGCGGGCGGCGGCGATGTCGCTGAGCCGCATCGTCGACTTCACCATGGAGCAGCCGCTGATGGGCCAGCTCCTCGGCTACGGCCACTTCGTCTTCGAGAACGCCGCCCAGGACCAGGGCCTGCGCGAGATCCGGATGCTGCGCGACGTGGTGGCCGTCAACAACCTCATCCAGCAGCTCGTGTTCGAGGCCGGTGGTGGCCCGGCCAAGCACAAACGCGGCAAGGTGCCCGAGTCGGTCGCGGTCGCCCCCGGCGCCGAGGGCGGGCCGCTGGTGCCCCAGGAGCCGCTCGGCGACCCCGTCGTCGGGTGGGGGACGTACGACGACCCCGACGCGACCGGCCAGATCCCTCACGTGCGCGACGAGGACTGA
- a CDS encoding MarR family winged helix-turn-helix transcriptional regulator has translation MGRTPDPLPFDPIDEAARQWALRWEGVPQMHAVTSLMRVQQLVLAGLDETLKPHGLTFARYEALVLLTFTRAGSLPLGKMGRRLQVHPTSVTSIVDRLERAGHVRRRPHPDDGRTVLAEITPEGRAVVEAATADLVAADFGLGAMAVEDLARLSEILRPVRAAAGDF, from the coding sequence GTGGGACGCACCCCCGACCCCCTCCCGTTCGACCCGATCGACGAGGCCGCCCGGCAGTGGGCGCTGCGCTGGGAGGGCGTGCCCCAGATGCACGCGGTCACCTCGCTGATGCGGGTGCAGCAGCTGGTCCTGGCCGGCCTCGACGAGACGCTCAAGCCGCACGGGCTGACCTTCGCCCGCTACGAGGCGCTGGTGCTGCTCACCTTCACCCGCGCCGGCTCGCTCCCGCTGGGCAAGATGGGCCGCCGGCTGCAGGTGCACCCGACCTCGGTCACCTCGATCGTCGACCGGCTCGAGCGGGCGGGCCACGTGCGCCGGCGTCCCCACCCCGACGACGGGCGCACCGTCCTGGCCGAGATCACCCCCGAGGGGCGGGCCGTCGTGGAGGCTGCGACGGCCGACCTGGTGGCCGCCGACTTCGGTCTCGGGGCGATGGCGGTCGAGGACCTGGCCCGGCTCTCGGAGATCCTGCGGCCGGTGCGGGCCGCCGCGGGCGACTTCTGA
- a CDS encoding tetratricopeptide repeat protein, giving the protein MTMPFSRPGAIDLSALKQPAPRPSAPAGGPGGTGGSFSVDTDEQNFQTLLEASMTAPVVLVVHSASRMPASVQLADDLSTLAEELDGAIAVGRVDADRQPSIVQAMQVQSIPFAAMVLQGRLAPLLQDAPPLAELRPMMQQLVQQLASQGMSGRHQPFGAAAPAADEGEEPAGDPRYAAAEDALMAGDLDTAVAEYERLLSESPADAEAQVGLSRARLMQRTAGADLAAAREAAAARPDDVEAQVLVADLDLLGGHVEDAFRRLLDVVRRTSGDERSAARLHLLELFAVVGNEDPRTLRARRDLASALF; this is encoded by the coding sequence ATGACGATGCCGTTCTCCCGTCCTGGTGCGATCGACCTCTCCGCGCTGAAGCAGCCCGCCCCCCGGCCCAGCGCCCCCGCGGGTGGCCCCGGCGGGACCGGTGGGTCGTTCTCCGTCGACACCGACGAGCAGAACTTCCAGACCCTGCTCGAGGCCTCGATGACCGCGCCCGTGGTCCTCGTCGTGCACAGCGCCTCCCGCATGCCGGCCAGCGTGCAGCTCGCCGACGACCTCAGCACGCTGGCCGAGGAGCTCGACGGTGCGATCGCGGTCGGTCGCGTGGACGCCGACCGCCAGCCCTCGATCGTGCAGGCGATGCAGGTCCAGTCGATCCCGTTCGCCGCGATGGTCCTGCAGGGCCGCCTCGCCCCGCTGCTCCAGGACGCGCCGCCGCTGGCCGAGCTGCGCCCGATGATGCAGCAGCTGGTCCAGCAGCTGGCGAGCCAGGGGATGAGCGGGCGCCACCAGCCCTTCGGTGCCGCGGCGCCGGCGGCTGACGAGGGCGAGGAGCCGGCCGGCGACCCGCGCTACGCCGCGGCCGAGGACGCCCTGATGGCCGGTGACCTCGACACGGCGGTCGCGGAGTACGAGCGGCTCCTCTCCGAGAGCCCCGCCGACGCCGAGGCGCAGGTCGGGCTGTCCCGCGCGCGGCTGATGCAGCGCACCGCCGGCGCCGACCTCGCCGCCGCCCGGGAGGCCGCGGCGGCCCGTCCCGACGACGTCGAGGCCCAGGTCCTCGTGGCGGACCTCGACCTGCTCGGGGGCCACGTCGAGGACGCCTTCCGGCGACTGCTGGACGTCGTACGCCGGACGTCGGGCGACGAGCGCTCGGCCGCCCGTCTCCACCTGCTCGAGCTGTTCGCCGTGGTCGGCAACGAGGACCCGCGCACGCTGCGCGCCCGCCGCGACCTCGCCTCCGCCCTCTTCTGA